A part of Paenibacillus sp. IHBB 10380 genomic DNA contains:
- a CDS encoding SDR family NAD(P)-dependent oxidoreductase — protein MSKNFIIFGASHGLGDAFVKGLPTKGDTVWMVSRTRPSSLDINDGVNRKWLTIDLSSQQQIPSLKETLKDIAIDVLIYNVGVWEKRGFEDDYTFDKDEVGDISNLININLTSTITYIQALLPNLRQSKNGKIILIGSTAGLDHTNNEQVSFVTSKFGLRGITHALREHVRKDLISVTCINPGELAADVPYEEGAEKSIMLYQGTRIPVQDIVSIVQCVINLSPVSCVKEIHIPAITDLNA, from the coding sequence ATGAGTAAAAACTTTATAATATTTGGAGCAAGCCATGGGCTAGGCGATGCATTTGTAAAAGGCTTACCCACCAAGGGAGATACAGTATGGATGGTGTCACGCACACGACCAAGTAGTTTAGATATTAATGATGGCGTAAATCGTAAATGGCTCACAATTGATTTATCTAGTCAGCAACAAATTCCTTCTCTAAAAGAAACTTTAAAAGACATTGCTATTGATGTATTAATTTATAATGTCGGAGTATGGGAAAAGCGTGGTTTTGAAGATGACTATACGTTTGATAAAGATGAAGTTGGAGATATTTCGAACTTAATTAATATTAATTTAACTTCCACTATCACTTATATTCAGGCGCTTTTACCTAATTTAAGACAGTCGAAAAACGGAAAAATTATTTTAATTGGCTCAACAGCAGGTTTAGATCATACGAATAATGAACAAGTTTCGTTTGTCACATCTAAATTTGGCTTACGTGGTATTACACATGCATTACGCGAGCATGTGAGAAAAGATTTGATCTCTGTAACGTGTATTAATCCAGGAGAGCTTGCTGCTGATGTACCTTATGAAGAAGGTGCAGAAAAGTCAATTATGTTGTATCAAGGTACACGTATTCCTGTACAAGACATTGTATCCATTGTCCAATGCGTTATTAATCTATCTCCTGTTTCATGTGTAAAAGAAATACATATTCCTGCCATAACAGACTTAAATGCATGA
- a CDS encoding alpha/beta fold hydrolase produces the protein MSTKDIYKSESGKNDVLKYYDEMLKKYSHNNKHYYVDTRYGKTFVIEAGAKTGPPIILLHGSGMSSIMWLKDIEEYSKEYRVFAIDILGEPGKSEANRLLLEGDFHSEWLLDIFESLDIRRANIIGISLGGWIALKFAIDYPEMVEKLVLISPSGIGGQKKSFVFKYLLHMILGEKGKDKLYYKINGNKPMPDTILRYQRLIVKNFNYRSETIPIFNDQELKKLQMPISIFIGKKDIMLKSLETKERAEKLFVDVNINYIKDAGHSINNISKDIIKFINLKEIKL, from the coding sequence ATGAGTACAAAAGATATTTATAAATCTGAATCAGGGAAAAATGATGTTTTAAAATATTATGATGAAATGCTAAAAAAGTATTCACATAATAATAAACATTATTATGTAGATACAAGATATGGGAAAACATTTGTAATAGAAGCAGGGGCGAAAACAGGACCGCCTATTATATTACTACATGGAAGCGGAATGAGTTCTATTATGTGGCTCAAGGATATAGAAGAATATTCAAAAGAATATAGAGTGTTTGCAATAGATATATTAGGAGAACCAGGGAAAAGTGAGGCAAATAGGTTACTATTAGAAGGAGATTTTCATTCGGAGTGGCTATTAGATATATTTGAGTCTTTGGATATAAGAAGGGCAAATATTATAGGAATCTCATTAGGAGGATGGATAGCTTTAAAATTTGCAATTGACTATCCTGAAATGGTAGAAAAATTGGTGTTAATATCACCCTCAGGAATAGGAGGACAGAAAAAGTCATTTGTATTTAAATATTTACTACATATGATTTTAGGTGAAAAGGGAAAGGATAAATTATATTATAAAATAAATGGGAATAAGCCAATGCCAGATACAATTTTAAGATATCAAAGATTGATAGTGAAAAATTTCAATTACAGAAGTGAAACAATACCAATATTCAATGATCAGGAATTAAAAAAACTTCAAATGCCTATATCAATATTTATAGGTAAAAAAGATATAATGTTAAAGTCATTAGAAACAAAAGAGAGAGCAGAGAAATTATTTGTTGATGTTAACATAAATTATATTAAGGATGCTGGTCATAGTATTAATAATATATCAAAGGATATAATTAAATTTATAAATTTAAAGGAAATTAAATTGTAA
- a CDS encoding IS3 family transposase codes for MYSNYNYLKRPQRKLKKLTPVEYRHQLAA; via the coding sequence ATATATTCAAATTATAATTATCTTAAGAGACCACAAAGGAAATTAAAGAAGCTGACGCCGGTTGAGTACCGACACCAGCTTGCAGCTTAG
- a CDS encoding phosphotransferase: protein MIPTCFSAYCTMIPLLNEVTEWSLLRKWALSEVYRVKLKTGESRIIKWGGSEMAWEAEIYQKLVHPLEIKAPHIFEFIQLKDSGVMIIEDAGKRNLEQQPEPEYFLEASRELARLRVRATANLRVIPRKTIEVYSVSTDEFLQLLDDLLKSKKLEKNRVLLKVKRVLPRHLEKLYQMVPTSLVHHDYHAKNLLIQDNGIMPIDWSIAYLSPHLGDLYCLITEAQAWSNLSREDMISPFLDVTDFHIDHLNWQVRIGGLCWLIKTLRWLVYGGTEIIPGSEAWIPDLLNDVENLYQELINDV from the coding sequence ATGATTCCAACATGCTTTTCAGCTTATTGCACGATGATACCCTTATTGAATGAGGTTACTGAATGGTCACTTTTAAGGAAATGGGCTCTTTCAGAAGTTTACAGAGTAAAGTTGAAAACAGGTGAATCACGCATTATTAAATGGGGCGGAAGTGAGATGGCGTGGGAAGCTGAAATTTACCAAAAGTTAGTGCATCCACTGGAAATCAAAGCTCCGCACATCTTTGAATTTATTCAACTGAAGGACAGCGGAGTAATGATCATAGAGGATGCCGGAAAAAGAAATTTGGAACAACAACCGGAACCTGAGTATTTTCTTGAGGCTTCGAGGGAATTAGCAAGACTTAGAGTGAGAGCAACAGCCAACTTAAGGGTGATCCCAAGAAAGACCATTGAAGTATATTCAGTTTCAACGGACGAATTTCTTCAGCTGTTGGATGATTTATTGAAATCGAAAAAGTTAGAAAAAAACAGAGTGTTATTAAAAGTCAAGAGAGTGTTACCTCGTCATTTAGAAAAACTATATCAAATGGTCCCTACTTCACTAGTTCATCATGATTATCATGCAAAAAACCTTTTGATCCAAGACAATGGCATTATGCCGATTGATTGGTCCATTGCTTATTTAAGTCCCCATCTTGGTGACTTATATTGCTTGATTACGGAAGCACAGGCCTGGAGCAATTTATCAAGAGAAGATATGATTTCACCATTCCTTGATGTAACTGATTTTCATATTGATCATCTGAACTGGCAAGTGCGAATCGGCGGTTTATGTTGGCTGATAAAAACATTACGTTGGCTTGTATATGGTGGCACAGAAATAATCCCGGGATCAGAAGCTTGGATACCCGATCTGCTAAATGATGTAGAAAATCTATATCAGGAATTGATTAATGATGTCTAA
- a CDS encoding response regulator transcription factor, producing the protein MADILIVEDEEAINELIRRNLKLVGHTCYLAMDGETAVEMIKNKSFDLIVLDIMLPEMDGFEVLEQVKGTPTILLTAKRSVEDRVKGLVMGADDYLTKPFEMLELFARVEAILRRTKKDEDTFVIDNVRVEFHSRRLFLKETVVEYTPKEFELLEVLIRNRNIALSREKLLELVWGYEYIGETRTVDVHIQKLRKKLGLEKRIVTVYKLGYRLEV; encoded by the coding sequence ATGGCAGATATTCTAATAGTAGAAGATGAAGAGGCAATTAATGAATTAATAAGGAGAAACTTAAAGTTGGTAGGGCATACCTGCTATTTGGCTATGGATGGTGAGACAGCCGTAGAAATGATAAAAAATAAAAGTTTTGATTTAATTGTATTAGACATTATGTTACCTGAAATGGATGGGTTTGAGGTATTGGAACAAGTAAAAGGTACTCCTACTATTCTTTTAACGGCTAAAAGAAGCGTAGAGGATCGGGTAAAGGGGCTTGTCATGGGAGCAGATGATTATCTGACAAAACCCTTTGAAATGTTAGAACTTTTTGCAAGAGTAGAAGCTATATTAAGACGAACCAAGAAGGATGAAGATACATTTGTAATAGATAATGTTAGGGTTGAATTTCATAGTAGAAGGCTTTTTTTGAAGGAGACAGTAGTTGAATATACACCTAAGGAATTTGAGCTATTAGAGGTACTCATAAGAAATAGAAACATTGCTTTATCACGAGAGAAGCTTTTAGAGTTAGTATGGGGATATGAATACATAGGAGAAACAAGAACGGTAGATGTTCATATTCAGAAGCTTAGAAAAAAGTTGGGGTTGGAGAAAAGAATTGTAACCGTGTATAAACTAGGTTATCGGTTAGAGGTGTAG
- a CDS encoding GNAT family N-acetyltransferase has protein sequence MCLDGKPVGFFMWVPETKRRISIWRFMVDQNYQYKGIGRKALLLALDEIKQTGGLE, from the coding sequence ATTTGTTTAGACGGCAAGCCTGTCGGATTTTTCATGTGGGTGCCTGAAACAAAACGGAGAATATCAATTTGGCGATTTATGGTTGATCAGAACTATCAATATAAGGGCATCGGGCGCAAAGCTCTGCTGCTAGCCCTTGATGAAATTAAGCAGACAGGTGGATTAGAATAG
- a CDS encoding LacI family DNA-binding transcriptional regulator, with the protein MANIKDVARMAGVSIATVSRVLNEYPYVAKDKQEKVMAVMKELNYSVNGNAVKLSKGKTNTIGVIVPYNNNSCYDELINGILKKAHELHYQVLLLPSYYENVIESSYLTLLKKKMIDGIVLTSHTLHPEQILALSEWGKIVCCEACPVEFVPSVFPDRFAAYIEVFTYLKNKGYKRIHFTSGRDFQSSPSTRLRIQAYQETITEAYESQFFDQCFDYQDGKRVGDLMFRKSIVPDAIFTNGDEVAAGIIASAQTHGYSYPQDFEIIGEENTPISEILGFPSVDYHQTAIGEQAVSLLLSDEYARIQIRHQLNFRARTEASALS; encoded by the coding sequence ATGGCGAATATCAAAGATGTCGCTAGAATGGCAGGTGTTTCGATTGCAACCGTATCCCGCGTTCTCAATGAGTATCCTTATGTCGCCAAGGACAAGCAAGAAAAGGTTATGGCGGTTATGAAGGAATTGAATTATTCGGTGAATGGCAACGCGGTGAAGTTAAGTAAAGGAAAGACAAATACCATTGGTGTCATTGTGCCATATAACAATAACTCTTGTTATGATGAACTCATTAACGGCATTCTGAAGAAAGCGCATGAGTTGCATTATCAAGTTCTCTTGCTGCCTTCGTATTATGAGAACGTCATAGAGAGTAGCTATCTTACGTTATTGAAAAAGAAAATGATCGATGGAATCGTACTCACTTCGCATACACTTCATCCTGAGCAGATCTTAGCCTTGTCCGAGTGGGGAAAAATCGTATGCTGCGAGGCTTGTCCCGTCGAGTTTGTCCCGTCTGTGTTCCCAGATCGATTTGCAGCGTATATCGAAGTCTTCACTTATTTGAAGAACAAAGGCTATAAGCGTATACATTTCACATCGGGAAGAGATTTTCAATCGAGTCCTAGCACGCGATTACGTATTCAGGCGTATCAAGAAACCATCACCGAAGCGTATGAAAGTCAGTTCTTCGACCAGTGCTTCGACTATCAAGATGGGAAAAGAGTTGGCGACCTCATGTTTCGAAAATCGATCGTCCCGGATGCGATTTTTACGAATGGCGATGAAGTCGCTGCAGGAATTATAGCTTCCGCCCAAACGCATGGCTACAGTTACCCGCAAGATTTCGAGATTATTGGCGAGGAGAATACGCCAATAAGTGAAATATTAGGTTTCCCAAGTGTGGATTATCATCAGACTGCAATTGGCGAGCAAGCCGTCTCGCTATTACTAAGCGATGAATATGCCCGAATTCAGATTCGACATCAACTCAACTTCAGAGCTCGAACAGAAGCGAGTGCGTTGTCCTGA
- a CDS encoding DUF4180 domain-containing protein produces the protein MVKYRLITKNDKSYIMCDEIKICSEQDILDIISACFGNKIYSLIIDGNTLSEDFYDLKTKLLGMALQKFIIYNIKVVFIIEKERTISDRFKELVLEINKGDNFRVFYSVEDAEKWLLR, from the coding sequence ATGGTGAAATATAGACTTATTACTAAAAATGATAAAAGTTATATTATGTGTGATGAAATAAAAATATGTTCAGAACAGGATATCTTGGATATTATATCAGCATGCTTTGGGAATAAGATATATTCATTAATTATTGATGGAAATACTCTTTCAGAGGATTTTTATGATTTAAAAACAAAGCTATTAGGAATGGCTTTACAAAAATTTATTATTTATAACATTAAAGTAGTTTTTATTATTGAAAAAGAAAGAACAATTAGTGATAGATTTAAGGAATTGGTGTTAGAAATAAATAAAGGAGATAATTTTAGAGTTTTTTATAGTGTAGAAGATGCAGAAAAGTGGCTATTACGTTAG
- a CDS encoding sensor histidine kinase, producing the protein MKNKTYIWTLVLFLLFINVGIMLFCISNTKHNLSGIKGSYLREHYFLVNSMTKDIMAMKNRGYEIDDAIARSYDSYKMHYEVQKIYLQIYKDKVSIYSSLPIEATLSDKEMNVEKDITEIHVATLNGRKYIQISGNLPEQYSQYALVYYADITDIVNEWEKRNNSLFIASIIFSGVLSICLFILLEYLFEPLERISSISNKIANGEYKEKLEIRGGEEIAEVVQSFNTMADKIQYQMEELENHAREKQRLIDDLAHELRTPLTAIYGYAEYMQKTHLSEEDKYAATNYILSESTRLKNISESLLELVIIREEKEIEMVSMDIEQLFKKVHQTENIKLKEKGIELVYYNELKEIQGNKDLIESMVVNLVDNAIKACSTKGKITMRAYFENEKKIIEIEDNGKGMTEKQLLQVTEAFYRVDTARSRKEGGNGLGLALCEQIAKKHHAELSFSSKPNEKTIVKVIFQE; encoded by the coding sequence ATGAAAAATAAAACCTACATATGGACTTTGGTATTATTTCTATTGTTTATTAATGTTGGGATTATGTTGTTTTGTATTAGTAATACAAAACATAACCTTTCAGGCATTAAGGGGAGCTATCTAAGAGAGCATTATTTTTTAGTGAATAGTATGACTAAAGACATAATGGCTATGAAAAATAGAGGTTATGAAATAGATGATGCTATTGCTCGTTCTTATGATTCGTATAAAATGCATTATGAAGTTCAAAAAATTTATTTACAGATTTATAAAGATAAAGTGAGTATATATTCCAGTTTACCTATAGAAGCAACTTTAAGTGATAAAGAAATGAATGTAGAAAAAGATATAACGGAGATACATGTTGCGACACTAAATGGAAGGAAATACATACAAATATCTGGGAACTTACCAGAGCAGTATAGTCAATATGCATTAGTCTATTATGCAGACATAACAGATATAGTAAATGAGTGGGAAAAGAGGAATAACTCTTTATTTATTGCAAGTATAATATTTTCAGGAGTTTTAAGTATATGCTTATTTATTTTATTAGAGTATCTTTTTGAACCACTAGAAAGAATTTCAAGTATTTCAAATAAGATTGCCAACGGGGAATACAAAGAAAAGCTAGAGATTAGGGGTGGCGAAGAAATCGCAGAGGTTGTACAAAGTTTTAATACGATGGCGGATAAAATTCAATATCAGATGGAAGAGCTTGAGAACCATGCGAGAGAAAAGCAGAGATTAATAGATGATTTGGCACATGAATTAAGAACGCCATTAACTGCAATCTATGGATATGCTGAATATATGCAGAAGACGCATTTAAGTGAGGAAGATAAGTATGCTGCAACCAATTATATTTTATCAGAGAGTACAAGGTTAAAAAATATTTCGGAAAGTTTATTGGAACTGGTAATAATACGAGAAGAAAAAGAAATAGAAATGGTATCAATGGATATAGAACAGTTGTTTAAAAAAGTTCATCAAACCGAAAATATTAAGCTCAAAGAAAAAGGAATAGAATTAGTATATTACAATGAGTTGAAAGAAATACAAGGAAATAAAGATTTAATAGAAAGTATGGTTGTGAACTTAGTAGACAATGCAATAAAGGCATGTAGCACAAAAGGTAAAATTACGATGAGGGCTTATTTTGAAAATGAGAAAAAAATTATTGAAATAGAAGATAACGGAAAGGGAATGACAGAGAAGCAGCTCCTTCAGGTGACAGAAGCATTTTATAGAGTAGATACGGCAAGAAGTAGAAAAGAAGGGGGAAATGGATTGGGACTCGCATTATGTGAGCAGATTGCTAAGAAGCATCATGCAGAGTTATCTTTTTCATCAAAACCTAATGAGAAAACAATTGTAAAGGTAATTTTTCAAGAATGA
- a CDS encoding Cof-type HAD-IIB family hydrolase encodes MDVQIIAVDMDGTFLNDRKDYNRDRFLDQYAQMKRKGIRFVVASGNQYYQLRSFFPEIEHEIAFVAENGAYIIDGKEEVFTGRMSDEAIAKTLELLKHYPSSNIALCGKQGAYMRHDESDDYYNYSKQYYHRLKRVENLTSIKDQLFKFSIRFPLEDLDQALVNLNLELGEEVTAVSCGHGDVDIIVTGIHKAHGIQLLQQRWQIADDKTAAFGDSGNDVEMLRHVHYSYAMENASELVKRTAKYQIGSNNAEAVLDAIDLLL; translated from the coding sequence ATGGATGTACAAATCATTGCCGTAGACATGGATGGCACGTTTCTGAATGACCGCAAGGACTATAATCGAGATCGCTTTCTGGATCAGTATGCGCAGATGAAAAGAAAAGGCATTCGGTTTGTTGTGGCTAGCGGGAATCAATATTACCAGCTGCGGTCGTTTTTTCCTGAAATTGAGCATGAAATTGCTTTTGTTGCGGAGAATGGCGCTTATATTATAGACGGGAAAGAGGAAGTGTTCACAGGTCGAATGTCTGATGAGGCGATTGCGAAGACGCTGGAGCTTCTGAAACACTATCCTTCCTCGAACATTGCATTATGCGGCAAACAAGGTGCTTACATGCGGCATGATGAATCAGATGACTATTATAACTATTCGAAACAATACTACCATCGATTAAAGAGAGTAGAGAATCTAACGTCTATTAAGGATCAATTGTTTAAATTTTCCATTCGTTTTCCACTTGAAGATCTGGATCAAGCACTTGTGAACTTGAACCTTGAGTTAGGTGAGGAAGTTACGGCCGTATCGTGCGGTCATGGGGATGTGGATATTATTGTGACGGGCATTCACAAGGCGCATGGAATTCAGCTTCTTCAGCAAAGATGGCAGATTGCGGACGATAAGACGGCGGCTTTTGGAGATAGTGGCAATGATGTCGAAATGCTAAGGCATGTACATTATAGCTATGCGATGGAAAATGCGAGTGAACTCGTGAAGAGGACGGCAAAATATCAGATCGGTTCGAATAATGCCGAAGCTGTGCTGGATGCGATAGACCTGCTATTATGA
- a CDS encoding GNAT family N-acetyltransferase, which yields MPLFSQTINDFWRAQFFNGDVLYSDEVFTVAINPDLSEDRRVMVLETSDGRVMAVVTPALADKLGLYQRQDLSEPTFRRKLNEAGVTLHGADYLFYFSEADKNVLLQENLEGVLCRLTEQDDAVFSEFQSSASEQDLDDAYVELDHWAVFGSFEQNRLVSAASMYPWENAQIADLGVLTLTPFRGKGHARKVVRSISKYACDQGYEPQYRCQLDNLASVSLAKAAGLTLFGKWDVISPDSTD from the coding sequence ATGCCTTTATTTTCACAAACGATAAATGACTTTTGGCGTGCGCAATTTTTTAACGGAGACGTCCTCTATAGCGATGAAGTCTTTACTGTCGCCATCAACCCTGACCTAAGCGAAGACCGTCGAGTCATGGTGCTGGAAACCTCCGACGGCCGGGTTATGGCGGTCGTGACGCCTGCGCTGGCCGATAAGTTAGGCCTTTATCAACGACAAGACCTGTCTGAACCGACCTTTCGCCGGAAATTGAATGAAGCGGGAGTCACTCTGCATGGCGCAGATTATCTTTTTTATTTTTCAGAAGCCGATAAGAACGTATTGCTGCAAGAAAACCTGGAAGGTGTCTTGTGCCGGTTAACAGAGCAAGATGATGCGGTTTTCTCCGAGTTCCAGTCCTCCGCCTCGGAACAAGACTTGGATGACGCTTATGTGGAATTGGATCACTGGGCGGTGTTCGGCTCTTTTGAGCAAAACCGCCTGGTCAGCGCCGCCAGCATGTATCCCTGGGAGAATGCGCAAATTGCGGATCTCGGCGTACTGACTCTGACGCCCTTTAGAGGAAAAGGTCACGCCCGCAAAGTGGTGCGTTCAATCAGCAAGTACGCCTGTGATCAGGGATACGAACCCCAGTACCGATGCCAGCTCGATAACCTGGCGTCTGTGTCGCTGGCAAAAGCGGCGGGTCTAACGCTGTTTGGAAAATGGGATGTGATTTCTCCCGACTCCACTGACTGA
- a CDS encoding MFS transporter has protein sequence MRTFAIASYSLYFLAGLVITTIGSVMPQLLAHYEQSYTIGGQMVFVSAVGFIVGVPISAWLMKVLMKEKYVLALSAIVVAIAQFSVWSLPPFGWVVALNFLNSVGVAAIECVVATLMMEVFVGRRAVVMSYLEVSFGIGALCMPLIASVLIANQVWRYSFLVTACLGIIMAVIWCFISFTKEETEGAESLDAGIAPPPIFKTKQMKRYILFAFVFLIFMYSGIEGSLNHFMSSIFLNHLEVTPYYASLSIGLFWTAMVIGRAATGWIIRKVNYASYLRWSMFGTLVVIVMFALWRDAVVGFILVIMMGLTMSGVYSITMVYANHTFPGMTRLVTSLVTAFAGFGGAVFPALIGYSMDHSGTVSALWYIAGFAAIYLIILLLGIGRFYRNQADVTLN, from the coding sequence ATGAGAACCTTTGCGATCGCTTCGTATTCATTGTATTTTCTAGCAGGACTTGTCATTACAACGATCGGTTCTGTGATGCCGCAATTGCTCGCTCACTATGAGCAATCTTATACGATTGGTGGGCAGATGGTATTCGTGAGTGCAGTCGGCTTTATTGTGGGCGTGCCAATTTCGGCATGGCTCATGAAAGTGTTGATGAAGGAAAAATACGTACTCGCGCTCTCTGCGATCGTCGTTGCGATTGCGCAGTTCAGTGTATGGTCACTTCCGCCGTTCGGCTGGGTTGTGGCATTAAATTTCTTGAATAGTGTCGGTGTAGCAGCAATCGAGTGCGTTGTTGCGACATTGATGATGGAAGTATTCGTGGGCCGTCGAGCTGTGGTGATGAGTTATCTAGAGGTCTCGTTCGGGATCGGTGCGCTCTGTATGCCGCTCATCGCTAGTGTATTGATTGCGAATCAGGTTTGGCGGTATTCCTTCCTCGTGACGGCATGTCTTGGAATCATTATGGCGGTCATATGGTGCTTCATATCTTTTACCAAGGAGGAAACGGAAGGCGCGGAATCTTTGGATGCCGGCATTGCACCGCCGCCGATCTTCAAGACCAAGCAGATGAAGCGGTACATTCTCTTCGCATTCGTCTTTTTGATTTTCATGTACAGCGGGATTGAGGGGAGTCTGAATCATTTCATGTCCTCCATCTTCCTGAATCATTTAGAGGTTACCCCTTACTACGCCTCGTTGAGTATTGGCTTGTTCTGGACAGCGATGGTGATTGGCAGGGCTGCTACAGGTTGGATTATTCGAAAAGTAAATTATGCGAGTTATTTGCGCTGGAGTATGTTCGGCACGCTCGTGGTGATCGTCATGTTTGCGTTATGGAGGGATGCTGTCGTCGGCTTTATCCTGGTCATCATGATGGGGTTAACGATGTCTGGTGTGTATTCGATCACGATGGTGTATGCGAATCATACGTTTCCCGGCATGACGCGTCTCGTGACCAGTCTGGTTACAGCTTTTGCCGGGTTCGGAGGCGCGGTCTTCCCTGCACTGATTGGATATTCGATGGACCATTCAGGCACGGTGTCTGCGCTGTGGTATATCGCTGGCTTTGCGGCGATCTATTTGATCATACTGCTGCTAGGTATCGGCAGATTCTACCGTAATCAAGCGGACGTGACCTTAAATTAA
- a CDS encoding helix-turn-helix domain-containing protein, producing the protein MENRFYTIDQVAEILDIHHKTVRKFIKEGKLKANKVGKQWRISQIDLDIFTRDKKSIMENEVFSSDEEIEFSNRYIKKEKTSEIKVSSVIDLEEISKDEYSRISNMLLAIMNCKDEKIYGYTINMKYSQNENRLKIMLWASLELTKEILDIISILTKKENGGEDNGEI; encoded by the coding sequence ATGGAAAATAGATTTTATACAATAGATCAAGTTGCAGAAATTTTAGATATACATCATAAAACAGTAAGAAAGTTTATAAAAGAAGGAAAACTTAAAGCTAATAAAGTAGGTAAACAGTGGAGGATATCACAAATTGATTTAGATATATTTACAAGAGATAAAAAATCTATTATGGAGAATGAAGTTTTTAGTAGCGATGAAGAAATAGAGTTTTCAAATAGATATATTAAAAAAGAAAAAACTAGTGAAATAAAAGTATCAAGTGTTATAGATTTAGAAGAAATAAGCAAAGACGAATATTCAAGAATTTCAAATATGTTATTAGCAATAATGAATTGTAAGGATGAAAAAATATATGGTTATACCATAAATATGAAGTATAGTCAGAATGAGAATAGATTAAAAATTATGCTATGGGCAAGTTTAGAACTAACAAAAGAAATATTAGATATAATTTCAATACTTACTAAAAAAGAAAATGGAGGAGAGGATAATGGTGAAATATAG